atctgacaaaggcctgtgctataatgcttcaattaactggctattctttataatatactcagatcaataggagacagagatgttaacttataaatcaagggtttttattattatttacagcaggggtggggaacccccgggatttttttttttttttttttaaatgttgaagttaaaagcatcaatctggtgcactttgagagcaaaattaagagatctatggatacatctcaacacccctatgaaacagaactgtaaacagatttttctttatggatattttacaaatcactcctttcaaactgtattcttgttatttttaacaacttttttgttactatcATATAGTATTCTAAAcctgtttttttataactataatgatcatatcaaggtgtgccttaacctcactgagctgaggttatttgagcctctcagtctgtcaggacagagctctcttccacctggttgtagaaaagctctttatattcgttagcatagctagctaatcagatgctaataacaacacatcgccactgggcttacaactaaagacacagccacgcaaaaactgcggcatgtgtacggctccttatgggtactgcaatatttgaagtgccggagcggcgttccggtgctctccgtgagcactgcacccctgtcagacgagacatataccacgtgatgcaacgttacgctcgtgttgtgctcaaggaacctgtccttggccaggaaaatcaggcacttgcttgtttaattattttgcggtctagatttcttaaaacatttttgaagtgagaagttgtccgtcagtccgtGAGTCGGACCCCCCCccaaaaacgaaaactctttggctctccacgaattacataagtcacccaaatcagcgttaaaaaagcgggaggcgccgaaaagcgACTAATTTGCATGCATGTGTAATAACCTTCTCGACTGTCTTCCTTTTCATCCTGTTCCTCTTCCATTTTttgttcttcctcctcttcatcaccatcctcctcctcctcttccagtCCCCAGGTGTTCTGCAGGccctgccccacctgccccACCCCTGGCGCAGGCACCACTGGGGAAGGCACCCTGATATGTTTGGTTAAGGAGCCGCAGTGGATATAATAATGCAAAGGTACAAAGACACATTTTCTTTGTAGATACTGTTAAAGGATACGTTTGAGGCGGGACCTCGGCATTCTCGACGATGTCATTGGCTCTTTCTGACGCATCAGTCATCTCTACCGAGGTCTCGTCCGTTTTCAGAGCTGTGATTCGCTCCTGTGGCATTGACTCCGCAAAACCACACCTCCCGCCTGCTTTTCTGTGAAATGTGAAATTATAGAGTGTTTATGTATTTTAACAGCAGAAGTTGAAATACTGTTTAACAATGAAGTGATGCTCACCTTGCTCTCTTGTCGTTCTCCAGGGCTTTGCTGATGAGTTCAGTGATTTCAGACACCTTTACGCTGGCTATTTTACTGCATCTCATAACCTTAAACACAGTCGAAataatttgatattaaagttttGGATTTTTCTCATGGGAAATATGAAGCTCTACGGTGACTGATGCAAAACTAAAAGACAGCTGTGGAGTGGTGTCTCCTCACCTGCTCTTTAAGCAGCATGATGCCCCCGCTGGACTGGATGGAGCAGATTTCTCTGTGTTTGTTCATGGCGATCATCAGCAGGCCGTCCATCACCCGCTCCTCCCGTTCACAGGGGTCCACCAGCAGGTAGGTTCTGCACAGCAAACAGGAAGTAGAGAAGAAGAACGCTCGGCATGAGGAAGGATGAAGTTCTTCAAGGACTGGTGAGACGTTTGCAttcataattattattattgttttttgttCTACACACTCACTTCTTTGTGAATTGTAAACTAATGCCGTCTGATAAACAGTCAAAATCAACCAACAAAATAATAGTGTTTTATAAATAGGAATGACGTTCATTCAGTAAGAGcaaatacaaacatttaaaaaacccaTAACTTTAGCCAATGCAAATGCAATGTgcactttttatttttagaaTTAGTGAGGAGTCTGGCAGTGACATTTAAATGAACTGAAGTTCAGAAAGGTTGTGTTTCCTTAAGCTTGATTTGAGCAGGAATTGATGAATGGGGATCTTAGAGATATTGTAACACTGACCGGTGATTCTATTATTTTGTCCACCTAATATACATCAATGGGGCTAGGCTAACTATATCGAGCATGCAATTGACCTTAATAGGGCGCCCCTCAAATGAAGATCACAGAACGTTGGTACTTGATCAATAAGTGTATTCTGTCCTGAATTCATATTCGGTGCCTTACCCTTGTTGGAAGAAGGAGAAGCTGACGCTGATGGGCATGTGGTAGATACTCAGAGGAATGGGTTCCCTCTCTTCTGGACTGTACTGAGGGAGCACAGGAAGAAATGCAGAATTACAACCTACACAAAGCTAGTTAAGACTGTTTGGAAATGCCAGGTGTTCATTTTAGCCTTTGTCCTATGTAAAATGTTCTTATTTTGTCAACCTCATCCTGTTTGTAAAGTTTTTGACTAAAATTCTGTCCATTTCAGTCTCATCTTGATCAAAGAAAACCGTTAGTACTTTTGTTTTAGTCAATGTATTACTGTTGACATTACAGTCTCTTTAGACATTAGATTATATTGAACTTTTCTGTTGATTCAGTTTAGCCACAATATCCCTGCTGCATTTAGAAAAAACTGTTTATGACTTTGCAACGTTCTTTTTTTACTCTATTTCTCGTCAATATTTCATGTTGATATCATCACAGATAGACGTTGGAgctttttcacatttttttagTCATGGAAACAAAGGTAAGGTAAGATTAAATATTTTGGTTTTGACAATAAAAATACCTGGTGCTACTGAATTAAAACAGTATTAATGATTGACCGGTGGTGATTTTAAGTAGAGCAGGAAAGTTCCCACTCTATATCTGCAGTGAGTATCATTAAAGAAATTCAAATAACAAAGCCGGATTTGTCCCTGCAGATTCAGAAATGCTGAGTCACCACCTGCTGTTTTTTGCTGACTCACCACAGTGACTTCATCTCCCTGGATGCTGACGTCAGGACGCTTGAAGTGGCACAGAGCGGTGATGGCAGCGATGCTGGCCGCGTCCATCAGGTTCCCGTCGTGATTCAACATGTGAACGTCCACTCTGATCTgccacacctgaacacacacatcgCCATCATCATTATGTCAATGAATAAGGTGATTTTCTTTCCctctacctgtgtgtgtgtgtgtgtgtgtgtgtgtgtgtgtgtgtgtgtgtgtgtgtgtgtgtgtgtgtgtgtgtgtgtgtgtgtgtgtgtgtgtgtgtgtgtgtgtgtgtgtgttttacctTTTCTCCAGACACAACACACAGGGACTCGGTATCAATGCACTTGGAGTTCCTCAAGCATCTCTCCAGCTGTCTGTTAAGCTTCACTGACAACTCTGACTGTCTGGAGACAGAGAAAAGCCCACAGACGATTTACACTTTCTTCACAAACAAGTTGGACTAAAATTAAGCATATTTCAGAGACAGTCTttgtataatatataataatatgtcAACTCCCTAGTGTCAAATAGAATCTCACAGGAAGTGTCTGGTATAGTCTGATATATATAAAAGTAATATATTTTTGTCTTTTCTTACCTGCCTTGTTCAAATGCTGGTgaggccatgggtgacagctcGATGTTGAAGAACATGATTCCCTCGTTTGGTCGATTCTCTTTAGGAGCCACCAGCTCACCCGACACCTGTGCCATGACCCTAAAGAGGGAAGAACATTGATATTCCAAGTGTTAGGATAACTCCATTTACTgagtaaataaatataaaaatccATGTGAATGTGGGTGAATTGCTTGGGAAGTGTTcagtacatcacagtattgAAGACAAACATGTGTCACCCTATAGGCGTGACTAGGTATACAATCACAGTACACATAACAGGCCAAAGTTTAACCTGGTTTTTCCGAGATCCACAAAGCAGCACCCATAGTCAGTCCCAAACGTGATCTTCATCTTTCTGTAGTCGTAGGTCTGTCGTCCATCCAGGCGCTGCAGGGAGAGGACAGAGGCGTAATATGGGACACCATTTCCCTCAAAGCAGATATACAGGAACAACTCACTGAAACCTTTAGATTGCCAAAACTGGAGACCAAtagtggaaagtaactaagtacatttacttagtTAGTACTTTAAATAAGTACTGTTCAATACAATTGGAAGGTACTTTGCTTGAGTCTTTCCATTTCTTACTACTTTATAATTATACTCACCTACAATTCAGAGgctaataatacaaatgtataagcaacaaatcatttattataggttaagataaaCTTATTCGATCCCTTCTTTAATTCCACAAGCTACTAGGCAGTATATCCAAAGATGTTCTATGAATAAAACGTCACTAGTAAATATAACCAATGTATAAAGAAAGTATCTTCTCCTTTCCTGGCTGCAACagtaataaacaacaacaatgcatcgATAATTACAACAATAATAACATATGAATTAAACAATTACCCTGATGAagattaaaatatgtttttttagatTAAAGGCTTTTTATAGTGGATCTGTATTTTTTTCCCTTTTGTAGTTCATCATTTTCGGTGTTAGTTTTGTAAATCACTGCGCAATGTTCAGCCACCAGCTCACCTTTTTCTCCTCGATGGCTTTGAGCAGGAAATCCCGCTCACAGTTAGACAGCGGTGTGTCCTTCATGTTGCAGGTGTTGAGTAGTTGCagttttatttcacttatttacTTCACAATTTCCCAGCCACACGCATGTGGCCACCATCTATATTTTCTGAACTCTACCCCGGAAGTTCATAGTACATGCCACAGTAAAATTGGGGGTTAATATGTTTCTTTTATTTACTTGTTAACACTGATTGTGAATCGTAAATTATGCTTGACTATTTGTGCTTAACTATTGTAAAGGCCCAGGTATTCATTGGCATTATACCCATGGAACATTTTAAGAACAATATTGTATATGTAAATAGTATGCTTTTACTTTGAAATGCAACTGCAGAGACATTCATGATGGCTTAAAGTGCTTCTTGTAAACTCGTCGTTTGGGACTTTAAATAAAGGAAAATATTACGGCAAGTAATTTGCTTGAATTAATGCTGACTTttaaaatattattatattttaaaatattaaTGCGTATCTTAATTACTTGTTTCTGCCATAATTGATCCTGTTGCCATGGTGGTCTTGTGAGTATTTTAGTATTTGCCATTTTGACCTGAACGTCGTGCACATTGGTTAAATAAATGTGATAATATCAAAAATACTTACATTCATTCATTGTTGTAATAATTTCAATAgctgatgtaatattttcaatctTGCAGAAGAATAGCTAAATTAAACCAAAATTATTCCACATTCACATTAGTTACACCCGGTTACACTTCATCGGTCTTTTCTTGGCCAATTGTATTTATTACAACTCTCGGCGGCACGTGAAGGCACCACTCACGCTCCCCCATCTGCAATATATGCGCATGCGTCGTTCCGACTCGCTCATGCACTCGTCAACCTCGCACCGTTATCTGGGCCAAACTGTCATCTAGATACCATCTTCCCCAGCCGAAAACCGGGCTTTCTCAAACCACACACGGCGGGCCTCGGTGATTTTCTCAGCGGGCCAAACGGAGAGCATACctcctctgttttcccaagaAGAGAAAAAGCTTTTATCGGGACTGCAATTAACAAGAAGGCGCaaggtttgtttgtgtgtgctcattcATTCTCTCCATCCCTCCCCCTGTGCGACACCACCACTGCCAATGTAGCATGCTAACCGTTGCTCTCCAGTCATTTCTGCAGTGTAGCAAGACATTTTCCGCTACCCTTTACTTTATATTATTtgccctttttgtttttttaacaccATGGCATGTTTAATTACAGGCCTCCGTTTGTATAAGCCCATTACTTTACTATCTAAGCTTATGTTATGCTTACATTTGCTtttccgttagcatagctagcggAGCAGGTGCTGCAGCCAGAGCCGTTCATCTAAAAAGAGTTTGGATATCGCCGTGTTCGGTGGCAGCCATGTTAGCTCCACAACCCTGTCCCATGACCTTTTCCCTGTCGTTCAGGGACATAATCTTCTCTTACATATTTAACAAAAAATAATGAAAGCCCTTGTTGGCTCTCTTAAACGTGAGGCAAAGGCTGGTAATGTGTCATTGGACTATGACTGTTAAATAAGAGAACTGAAGCTTAGAATAGAAATAGATGTGGCCTTTGGTTACTGACATGCAGACAGCTATTAAGCCAGTTACGTGTATGGCATATTACTAATCCTTGTTTTTCAATTTGGTATGATGTTCTAAAGCTATGTCGTATACTATGATGCATTGCATGTCTGTCAGGTGTATGGTAGTACCGTTTTATCTGTGTAACTGCATATGTTATCATTTAATTAACATAAACATTATGACTGTCTGCTGCTTTATTGGTGTTGCCTTGGATATGTCAAAAAATGGTTTTGAAATGAAATGCTTAGCTGTGTATCTAAATAGTGGATGGTGTTGCTTGTTTGTCTGCTTCCTGGTTCCCTGCATGGCTTGTTTCCTTCCATCTGTAAATCTGGACCATCCActcattgcttttttaaaaGAGAAAGATTATTTGGTTTAAGATGACTTGGCACAAAGTGCAACCTGTTTAGAGATACCTTTTTAGACTTGGGCGGGTCACAACTAAATTGAGACCTTATACAGTATATGACAAATACTACACTTTGATTTAAAGCAGGAAATATGTTGTTTGTGTGCGAGAGATACTcctgttgtttttttatatatatatatatatatcttttgaaTATTTTCACATTAGAAAATATGTTCCACCCCTCCTTCATGGGGTGTGGCCATGATTTCTCTCAAGAAATGTCTCTGTTGCGTTGTTTGCCTTATAAGATGCGAATAATCGGCAACATTTTATTGCTTTTCAAGAAAAGATAGCTCTTAATTGTGTTTTCTGTTCATCATCTCCTCCTATATGTTTGTCATTTTGATCTTCATGCGCTCTGATGATCGCAAATAGAAGAACAGCAGTATGGGAAATAAAGCAATTTAGGAATGAAGGGAGGCGCGCTGCTGTGCTGTCTACACTGATGTGTTTAAATGACTCTGCGAACAAGAAGAGTGCGCAGGTGTGACTGGATCAATAGGTCATTGAAGCTGCTGTTTGGTGTAACGGATGTATGAATTGTACTAGTATTCAGCAAGGTTAGTTCTAAAGGCATATTGGGATACACACGAATATTGTTATCTAATATATTTACAAATCAGGAGAATTAAAGATGTTGAGTGTTCCCCACAGAATTTGATTCTATTTGCACCGCAAACaattatataattttttttatgaGATGTATTTGTGGAGGACGATATTTAATTGTGGCGGCCCGCCACAAATGAATCaatgtatgggaaacactgaTGTTTGGGAAATAATATGGACAATGAATTCAAATTGGTTGGTTGTGTAATTGTATCGCTTCCCTTAGGACACCTATCTTCATGAGTTGTTGGAGAGAAAACACAACACAAGACAAGTCTAATCTGAGGAAACAGGCCTCCAGTGTGTACTAATGTGACCTCAATCTCATTGTGTTTTTCCTTCTATCCTTTTATGCATTCgctatttatatcattgatGCACACACCCCGTCACTCTCCATAAATAACATCTCACACCtgcctcttcttctcctccctTTCCCTTATCCTCTCATACCACACTGTGTTCCTCTCTGGCGGCCTTATCTCACACTCTACTTACCCTTCTGCTTTCACCTCCCCCTCTCTCTACCCTCCCCCTACAGATGAAGCTGGACAGGGGTTGGATATGGGGCCTGCTGCTCCTATTCTCCCTTGCTGGGGCAGCTGCGGCAGCCCAGGAGAAGCAGTTGGAGCTTGATGTTACGGACATCGATGAAGATATGGGGTTGGACAATGAGGAATTGAATGTTCTGCTGGAAGGAGAGGACGAGGAAgaggagatggagatggaggaggACGATGAGGCGACAGTGATGGATGAAGATCAAGCTGATAAGACAGACGGAACAGCCAGTGGGAAGGTTGGAGTGGATGCTAATGTCTCCTTCCAGGTCAGTAATGGGTCATCGGTTAAGTAAAGGTCAGATGGGAAATTAAAGTATGTTAAAGATCTCCGTATAACAACTTCTAATTTACAATATTGTGCCACAGGTAACTTACAAGACTCCTGTTCCCACTGGAGAAGTCTACTTTGCAGAGACGTTTGATGATGGATCCCTGGACAGGTACAGTCCGTCCACAATACCTGCTAAAGATACAGCGTAAATGTTTAATGAATGCTGCTAGGACACATGAGCCTCCAACGGTAGTGAGCGACCAGGATAAATGTACCCAATCAGTGatagcattgtgtgtgtgtggaagctaAGCGTTTTGTGACGTGATCTCCACAGATGGCAGCAGTCAAAGACCGTTAAGGGGGATGCGGAGGATGACATCGCCAAATATGACGGTTTGTTGGTTTTTGTGTGccctttttaaaaaatatacatgtgtGCGTAGGAGAGTTTTTAAAGAGGCACGACTTTCTGTTTCTATATTAACACGTATTAGGGTTAATATAACCCACTATTGGGCCATTGTAGGTTGGGAAAATAATAATTAGTGATGGTATTCTACAGGTGCAAATGTGCAACAATGGTCCAAAGCTATTTCATTAGGAGAATGCACTGCACTTTCAAAAACAAATCTAAAAACGCATGCAGATGAAGAAACATCACCAGCTTCATGAAACATGCACAGCCCTTACGCAAAAtgctgcaaataaaaaaaccGCTGCAAGAAGCTCACAACACAACAGAAACGGGGACACTAGAAAGTGACGCAAACAGCGGAGTGTTTGTTGCATTCAGGGTTTATAAAGTTTGCCAACTGTCCATTTTTTTAACTTTTAGAACATTTCTCCTTATGGAAAAGTATTGGGCCATTGTCACGCATTTGCACCTGCGGGCCACTGTTGTATTTAACAAAAAAACTCTGTATTTGAGATTATAAATTGTAATTTATCAGAGACTATAAACAACTGAGATTTTAAAGCCATTCAAAGTGATACATTCGAGAAAAAAACCCTGAAATATTATATGATGAAAATCACTTAATTCACAAGAAAAAAAACTCTGAAAACTGTGTATTTTTGTCAAGAAACATCTTCAGAGTTTAACAGTATGGAACATGGAGATAgccatcatccatttcttgtgGTGTAGTTTCTATATAGACCAAATTCACGATAATGTGTATTAAAAGTCTGGATGCTTATGACAATATGATGACAATTTTCTAAAGTTAGGAGTATTTATTATTTGAAAATCcgatttataaagtatattttttaataaatcCTCCACTCCAGGAATAATAATCTTGTGAAATccgtattttttttcttttgaataatatcgccctatttttttttttaactaacaTGGCCATTGGACTTTTCACATGTTAGTACATTTTTAGGGACTAACCCTATTTGTTGTGATACCACTTGGATATGCCATTGATGCCATACGACGGCTATATTCTGTTAGCTACACATAGCTTTCTCAAGCAGAGTCTTTTGGAACCTCACTATGAACAACGCAATAAAAAGTTGTCTCCTCTCCGGCTGTAGGGAAGTGGGCTGTGGAGCAGCTGAAGGAGAACAAGATTCCAGGAGACAAAGGTCTGGTGCTCAAGTCCCGGGCCAAACACCACGCCATCTCCTCCATGCTGAACAAACCCTTTGTCTTCCAGGACGATACTCTGGTCGTACAGTGAGTTCAATAAGACAAACACTAAAATGTTTCTTTAACCAAGAGGACCTTTCCATGATGGATGTATAAGTGAAAGACTAAAATCAAGTATTAGTTAAATTGCTTTGTTGTGTTCTGTTTCCAGGTATGAGGTGAATTTCCAGGATGGCATTGACTGTGGTGGCGCATACATCAAACTGCTCTCTGACACCGGTGATCTCAATCTGGTTGGTTCATGCTTTATTTCTACCTTGCTCCATTCGTAACGCCTAAGGTTTTTTTGCAGCTGAAAATGTACTTGTTGGTTTTTGTCATATTTAGTCATCTAAtcctgttttttttgttatagTCAGATTGTGGTTGACTTAAGTTTGAGCAGCATCTTTATATACTTTTAATTTCACTACTGTTATTTGTTATCACACTACTCCTACAAGCTAcacttatttattattttaaatactgtattatattttatgcatgccttttatttaaaatgttgccTTTTTACTTTGCGGTATAAATggaaatgtcccctctgtgggactaattaAGGTATTCTGATTTTCAAAGTACAAAAAAAGTATTTTCTAATAATTATATTAAGCaaactttttattattattaatcctGATATGCAGCGGAGcaaaagaacaagaacaaaaaacCCTGTTTAGAATATTTAGTCTCGAAAAATGTTAAATGCAAGCCTCGTCTTtttcttgtaaaaaaaaaaacccatgTCACAGATGATGATTAAAGAAATCTGTGCCATTTCTGTCGCAGGAATTAAAGGTTGTTGCCTTGCCTGTTAAGTCATATTTTTACTAAACAATTAAACACAACAGcataaataaagtgtattaataAAGACTTAAGTTATCTTTCTTAGTATTGGTTGAAACGGAAACCAAAACCTTAGCAGCATTCCTACTCTGTCTTGTAATATAACTTGGTAAAGACTGTCCAGATTTGAACTAAATACAATAACTCTATTTACCCTTTTAATTCTGCACCGTAGGAGCAGTTCCAAGACCATACCGCCTACAGCCTCATGTTTGGACCCGACAAGTGTGGTGAGGACTACAAGCTGCACTTCATCTTCCGCCACCTCAACCCTCTGAACAAAGACACGGAGGAGAAGCACGCCAAGAGGGCCGACGTGGACCTCAAGAAGTTCTACACTGACAAGAAGACTCACCTCTATACTTTGGGTACAGAGACAGTTCCAAAGGagaatatatatctatatacctCTCTGT
This genomic interval from Pseudochaenichthys georgianus unplaced genomic scaffold, fPseGeo1.2 scaffold_435_arrow_ctg1, whole genome shotgun sequence contains the following:
- the exosc9 gene encoding exosome complex component RRP45 encodes the protein MKDTPLSNCERDFLLKAIEEKKRLDGRQTYDYRKMKITFGTDYGCCFVDLGKTRVMAQVSGELVAPKENRPNEGIMFFNIELSPMASPAFEQGRQSELSVKLNRQLERCLRNSKCIDTESLCVVSGEKVWQIRVDVHMLNHDGNLMDAASIAAITALCHFKRPDVSIQGDEVTVYSPEEREPIPLSIYHMPISVSFSFFQQGTYLLVDPCEREERVMDGLLMIAMNKHREICSIQSSGGIMLLKEQVMRCSKIASVKVSEITELISKALENDKRARKAGGRCGFAESMPQERITALKTDETSVEMTDASERANDIVENAEVPPQTVPSPVVPAPGVGQVGQGLQNTWGLEEEEEDGDEEEEEQKMEEEQDEKEDSREGDVVEISDSEEEEVVILHPETQDKSSKNAASSSNQKGAETSKQRQKK